Part of the Sorghum bicolor cultivar BTx623 chromosome 1, Sorghum_bicolor_NCBIv3, whole genome shotgun sequence genome, GACCGGCCGGGTTGGCCGGGAGTCCAAGGATTGCAATGTAGTAAAACGAGCCAGAGGAAGATTAGATGGTGACGGACGGAGACCGATAGCCGTGCAATTCATACTCGTTCCATCCACGCCCATCGTTTTAACTGGCCAGCTAGCTAGCTGTATGTGTTGTGTTCTCGATCGATCGGGGGCTcgttggagccaattcaggcGGAGTAGCTCTGATGAGGGACCGTAATCGTCAAGGATGATGATGTCGTGCAGGCTGGAAAATGAAAAGGTATCGATCGGTGCTGCATGCCCTGCCGATCGACTGCCGAGTGCGGACAGTAGTAGAGAGGCCGTCGTTGAAAGTCCCCACTAGGGCACTAGCTAGCTATAGCTTTAAAGCCCTTGACATGGACACGAGGCCACGCACACTGTACATACACGACGAGACGATCATAACTGAATTACGGAGTAATACTGTAGTAGCCAGTACTACTCCTATAGGATAGGGGTTCTGTTGATTTGGCTGGCCAGCCGGTCCGTATAGGAGTAGGACGACCTGACGAGGTCCGGCGACGATGCAAAAACGCGATCTCTGATCTGATCTGGCTTCCCGTATCAGTACCGCGTGCAGGTTTCGGACGGCAGGCACGGATACGGATCCGCGAGACACCGACGGAGCGTGTGGAGCTGCCGGATGCGATGAGTTGGACGTGCGAGCGATCGACCGCGCGATGCTACCACCGAGAGGGCACAGAGCATCTCCTGTCGCTGCCATCGCGCACTCGCCACGTCCACCCGAcgctgacgacgacgacggcgacggcgcaCCCGCACGGCACCCTTCGGGCGTTTGGGATCGCATCGGACGTTTAGTAATAATAGCCTAATAGGAGGACTCATATTTAGTAGTTACTAGCGTCAGGTGCCTATTAGCTTGTATAGTATACAGTAGTGTCTTATCTGTTCCGTGCACGGGGTGTTGCGTTTGTGTTTGTTGGCATCTCATCTAGCTAGGCTCCTTCCGGCCGGGCGCTGCcgttgcgttgcgttgcgttCCTTGCCTTTgtttgtcgtcgtcgtcgctttCTCTCCTCTCCGCCAAAACATCCATTACATATATGTCAGAGTCCGGTAGCCTAAAGGCTCTTTATTAGTAAAAGCCATGTCTGTCTATCTGGAGCATATCACCCACTCTGCGTGCGCCAacagaaaaaaattaaaaaaaaatccctCTGATTACTTGTCCTGGATGTCATTATTAGAGTCAGTCATCAGAGACTGAAAAGcgctaaagtttttttttggttATTGTCAACGTCGTCGTCATGGCGTCGTAATGAGTACTTTAATTAGTAGGTACAAAGCCAGCATCCGGTATTGTATGTACTACTAGGCTGTGATACATTATGCAAGCTCAGCACgggtacatacatacatacattcaTGCACGTGCTTTGTCCCTTTTCAACGAAAAAAGCTACTACAGTACTATTAGAGAGCATGCATGTGCTGATGTGTCCAAGAGAAAAAGGTAACCCGTCGTCCAGTCTCAACATTGAAATGATACCGTCCAAAAGcctgatttttctttttttttgttccatACAGCTTGAAAGCAAATGAAGTTGTTGGAGAAACAAAATCAAATGCGTGCAGattattttctatataaaaaaGAACATCTTACTATGAATGGACTGGACTCCATCAATTGAGAATCTTCTTTTCTCTTATTACAAAACTGATCACCAAATAAAGCTGATGTGTGTCTGCCCAACAAACCTATACACGCGTAGTAAGACAAAATCACGTACTACTACCAATACATTTGACGACTGAACAATGCCGATGCGAAAGAGCACGTACGGCGTGCAGCCGAGCTGAGCTAATTGCCCAACAGCTCCAACATTCGTACGTACTAGCTAGCTCCACCCAGCAGCAGGAGACGGCGACACAGGTCATGCATGAAACGATATCATCATGCATGGTTGAGGCTAACCATGGATCTTGTTATCTTGCGCGTTTGTGGTTTTCCTTAATCTGTCCCTCCGTTCAGAACGTTAGGTTTTGTGCATGATGAGGTCCAGTGGCCAGAGAGGCAGCTAGCGCACCGGATCCTCTCGCATGCATAGGGCATATCACTGCGGGTCGATCTGCTGTGGCCGGCAAGGCATCGTCGTTCCCCGGGCGGGCGTCCCTGACCTGACCTGAGGATATCATCACGACGACAGCAGCGTATGGCCTGAATTGAAAGCCATGACCAAACCCCTGCTGCACTGCACCTGCACAGTGCGAAAAGGTGCGGTCAGGTCAGgtctctcttctctctctctctctctctcaggaATCAAGGAGCAGAGCCCCAGGGTGTGGCACCCGGCATGGCATCTCGGCGGCACATGCACATGCATGGCAATAATCTCTCCTCGCATGGCGCAGCCACCTGCAAAGGATGGAGGAGGGATCACTGGAGGAGCAGGCACATTCATCACTCGCTCGCAGTCGCACGGAGTAGCCGAGTAGGAATCCGGTCCAGGACAGCAGGCCGGGTGCAGTGCAGGTAGAGGACAGGACGAGCAGAGTAGTACGTACACCGTAGAGTAGAGTAGAGGCAAAGCGGGAAAGGGTGATCCGGCCGGTTGTCGCCATCCCCGTGGCTCACCTGGGAGGGTTCTTCCTCGAAGTGGCAACAACTAAAGCGGCGGGAGCAGGACCGCGGGGCAGGCATGTGATATCGTGATGGAAGGGAAAAGGAACGAGACGAGAGGAGTGTCGCTGCATCGGCGTCGCGTTCGCATGATGAGCTGAGCAATGATCGGCGGCCcatggatggagatggagaagCTGCGTCGTCTGTTTCCTCCGTGTCCGGGCCGCCAGATTCCCTTCCCTGCTCTCACTGTGCACCAGCGGTCCCTCTCCCTCCCGTGCCTGCAAATGCAATGCCAATGCGCAGCGCTTTTGTTTCCGACTCCCACAGCGGTGCGCGTAGGTGAGGACTGAATGAAAATGAAAGGTCCATCTCGCCTTGCGCCGCCCAGGCTTGCTTGGCCTTTAAACAGGACGACGAGAGCAGTATTTGATCGGCTACCTGCTTTCCTCCTCCTTTTTCGCCCCAAAGTTTCCGCTGCCTCTGCAACAAGCTCTTGTAGGTCGCCCGCCCCCCAGGACTGCAACTGCAACCCCGGCCGGCAAACATAGGACATTCGCGTGCAAACGCTGCACCAAAGCATCGTCGTGCGGCACGGGGGGCGGTCCGCGAGCCCGAGACGTCACACGCGCGCGTCACGCGTTCTGTAGCCAAAAACGGGTGATTCGCGCTTGGAACTTGAGCTCAGCTTCTTCCGCTTGTCTTTCATGCCTGGCCCCGACCGAGGAATCTTGAGAAAACGACTCGTATGTAGTCttcctgcaaaaaaaaaaaaaaacgaattGGCAAAAATGCTCTGCGCCTTCGTTCCACTGCCAGTTCATCATCTGGAGTGTGAACCATGGCCTCCATGCAAGGAGATGAAGTGCCTGACAGGCCCGCGTGACCTAACACGTTTGAAATATTCCTCGAGATACTGCCCATGCTACTACTGTACCACACGGATGCGGTCATTACGAGCCCAGCATTTGATCCCTTGATGATCATTACGAGCAGTGCCGTGCGTGATCATCATCACGAGGACGCGCCACCAAAACAAAACACGAGTTTAACACCCTGTTCcagcttgtttttttttttgaagtaacCCTGTTCCAGcttgtgatgatgatgattggtAGTTTGTTTGATCCATAGCCCATTATTACTTAATTCCTGCCAAGTACTAGGGTCGATGTGATGTTGTGCTAAACTACAAATCTCCAAACTGCTGTAAGCCTAAGCCAGCTGGATGGGCAAGTCGGCAGGCACGCGCGCGCCCGCGCGCACCGCCCGATCGACGACAGGTAGGACGCGCCACGTCCCGCCGTGGCGTACGCACTACGGCCGGTCACCGTTCAGCCGGCTGCTCAGCCCGCCGGAGTCATATTTGACGACCGAGATCC contains:
- the LOC110431689 gene encoding uncharacterized protein LOC110431689 yields the protein MRAAEIWAAAAVAGAGRGGVQVAGDGGGGRGGGGGRGTGRGGGKGGEQWRRSGERMREDRGSVDLAGQPVRFGRQARIRIRETPTERVELPDAMSWTCERSTARCYHREGTEHLLSLPSRTRHVHPTLTTTTATAHPHGTLRAFGIASDV